The Chitinophaga pinensis DSM 2588 region CCGTAATCCACCGTGTCAAACAGCAGGCTTTCATGTCCTTGCTGCTGTAATGACACCTGTACGGTGGGAATGGACGGCGCCAGGTGCACAAAGCGTAACTTGGCCTTACCGGCAGCAGGCGGCTGCGGGTTATCATAGAATAGTATGAGGGTATCTTTTGTAATATCTGTTTTCGCCCTGGCAGCAAACACCGTATGATAGTAGCCGGCTATTGGACCATTAGGTCCTCCATTCGCAGAGAAAGTAGCCTGGTTACCAAACTGACGGGATAACTTATAACTGGTGCCTGTACCTTCTGTGAAATTGATCTGTACGTTACCGAATAAAGCAGGTAAATAAGGCGATGCCTGATTGATACCTACCGCAGTTGTCGTCACCTGGGTAGTAAATATCCAGAACTGCAAAGGCACATCTGCCGGACGTGCATTGACAAAACTGATCTGTGCACTGAGTGGCGGTCTTTCTCCCGCATTCACATCAAGATAGTCTGCCTTGTTGCAGGCTGTCAGCAAGACAAACAGCAACAACGCAATCGTATGGTGGAGATAAGGTTTCTTTTTCATGTCGTATCTTTTAATACACCATCAGGTGCGTTTAAAATTTAGCCAGGAGTCTGGCGAAAGGCTGCACGCCGGCACTGCCATTCTGGATACCGACTACAGTAGGATTACGCAACCCTGAAACTGCCGGCGCGGTGTAATCACCCAATACATCAAATGCATTGTTGACACCAATGGTGGCCAGCAACTGCGGCGTAATATGATAGCCGACTGAAAGATCGGTTACCCATATCGCAGGCAGTTTCTGGAAGAAATAATCCGGGCGGGGAAAGGTAGCATTCAACGCTGTAGCCGTAGTAACAGTGCCGAAATAAACAGTACGCAATAACAGGTTCCATTTGCGTGAATTATAAATACCCTGCAGGGTAACCTTCTGCTGCGGAATATTAGTCGTTACCCTGGCTCTTTCTGCTTCGCTGAAGATGACATAACGATACGTCTCCAGGCCCTTTGGCGTATTCACGCCGCTTACTTCATTCTTAGAGAAATTCGCACCTGCGAGGAATGATAAGGAACCTTTATTCAACAGTATTTTATAACTACCCGTGAACTCAATCCCTTTCGTACGGGTACTGAAAGCATTGTAGAAGAATTTAGCCTGTGTAGTGCCTGTCTGTAATAAGAGGCTTCTTACATCCTCCGGCAGATTTGTATCCAGTGCAGAGAAATTGCCTGTATTGCCTACGCGGTTGTCTATCTCCACATGATAAGCGTCTATGCTGAGTTCCGCTCTTGGTGCAGGTTCTGATGTGATACCGGCACTGAATCCTCTTGAACGCTCCGGCGTCAGCGATGGAATACCCAATGCCCGCGCTGCGGCGCTTTTGTTAGAAGCGGTGACCAGGTCAACAGCACGGCCCTGCTGGAAAGTCGTAGACGTTTCTGTGTAATAGAATTGCGCCAGATCGGGAGCGCGGAAGCCCATGTTATAGGCTCCCCGGAAAGCTAGCCATTTAGCAAGGCTATAACGACTGGCTACTTTCCAGGTAGTTACGTTACCGAAGTCAGAGAAATGCTCTGCTCTTACGGCGGCAGACAATAACCACCGACGGGTGATGTTTGCCTCAATATCTACATAACCGGCCGTTACAGCACGGTTGACATTTACTTCATTCGCAGGACGAAAACCTGC contains the following coding sequences:
- a CDS encoding DUF4397 domain-containing protein, with the protein product MKKKPYLHHTIALLLFVLLTACNKADYLDVNAGERPPLSAQISFVNARPADVPLQFWIFTTQVTTTAVGINQASPYLPALFGNVQINFTEGTGTSYKLSRQFGNQATFSANGGPNGPIAGYYHTVFAARAKTDITKDTLILFYDNPQPPAAGKAKLRFVHLAPSIPTVQVSLQQQGHESLLFDTVDYGRAGGSVLSGDNLNAWSLGPFVEVPAGASAVVVSTVADRQPLAIDKEAFSNLLLEAGKSYTVFLNSVPGKAATGGAIVTHFAN